In one Chitinophaga sancti genomic region, the following are encoded:
- a CDS encoding DeoR/GlpR family DNA-binding transcription regulator: MSMINIAERHKYILDRLAEKGYVNVIDLCKELDVSGVTIRKDLKLLEDKALLFRSHGGATVNNPYINDKPVNEKEKLRRDEKNLIGAAAATLIAHNDAIIISSGTTALALARNVHPKGHLTVITPALNVAQELLRFPEIEVLQLGGIVRASSSSVTGNYAERILADFSCSKLFLGLEGIDIEFGLTTTNLMEAQLNQRMVAAAQKTIVIADSSKFGRRGFGKICGLEDIDEIITDSGISAHIVKAVEEMGINVTIV, encoded by the coding sequence ATGTCAATGATAAATATAGCTGAGCGACATAAATATATATTAGACCGCTTAGCGGAAAAAGGATATGTTAACGTAATAGACCTGTGCAAAGAACTTGATGTATCTGGTGTAACGATCAGAAAAGACCTCAAGTTACTTGAAGACAAGGCCCTACTTTTTCGTTCACATGGTGGCGCCACGGTAAATAATCCTTATATCAATGACAAGCCCGTAAATGAGAAAGAGAAACTGCGCCGCGATGAGAAAAACCTCATCGGTGCTGCTGCTGCTACCCTCATTGCTCATAACGACGCCATCATTATTTCTTCTGGTACCACCGCCCTGGCCCTGGCCAGGAATGTCCACCCCAAAGGACATCTCACCGTTATCACCCCCGCCCTCAACGTAGCACAGGAACTGCTACGATTTCCGGAAATAGAAGTACTGCAACTGGGCGGCATCGTTCGCGCCAGTTCTTCTTCCGTAACTGGTAACTATGCCGAACGCATCCTCGCCGATTTCTCCTGCAGTAAACTGTTCCTCGGCCTCGAAGGTATAGACATTGAATTCGGACTTACAACCACAAATCTAATGGAAGCACAGCTAAATCAGCGCATGGTGGCTGCTGCACAAAAAACCATTGTCATTGCCGATTCTTCCAAATTCGGCAGAAGAGGCTTTGGTAAAATATGTGGACTCGAAGATATCGACGAAATCATCACCGATAGCGGTATCTCCGCTCACATAGTAAAAGCCGTAGAAGAAATGGGGATCAATGTGACGATCGTATAG
- the gltB gene encoding glutamate synthase large subunit, with protein sequence MQEVKQLQGLYHPDFEHDACGTGFTVHIKGRKSHQIIRDALTMLENMEHRGACGCEQNTGDGAGILIQLPHEFLYDECLKIGISLPEFGKYGVGMVFFPKEPRWREECREILARAAEKLGLDILGYRKVPVRPDGIGESALSVEPEIEQVFIACPHHIADNDEFERKLFVLRNYVCKTVRNTVPKEKALFYFASLSTKTIVYKGQLTTYQVRHYYADLSDEKMVSAFAVIHSRFATNTFPSWRLAHPYRYIAHNGEINTLKGNLNWLRSGEKDFVSKYFTQEEMDMISPVVEEGQSDSASLDNVVELLLLTGRSLPHVMMMLIPEAWDGNEDMDPVRKAFYEYHASLMEPWDGPACISFTDGKIIGGTLDRNGLRPARFVVTKDDRVIMASEAGVLPIDPKNIKEKGRLQPGKMFIVDMEAGRIIGDEELKQNICSQQPYGEWLNKYKIRLEELPEPRVTFSHLEPEQIFKYQQAFGYTTEDLNTIIAPMALDGKEPIGSMGTDAPLAVLSDQPQHLTSYFKQLFAQVTNPPIDPIRERLVMSLATYVGNNGNLLDENPLHCHGVALVHPILSNYELEKIRSIDTGLFQAKTLQTYFRADGKPGSMEKGLQRLCRYAVDAVEDGYEVIILSDRAIDSEHAAIPSILAASAVHHHLIRKGYRGQVGIIVEAGDVWEVHHFACLLGFGVTAINPYLALSTIRDLKLTGKLETEYDVDKLKKNYIKAVCDGLLKVFSKMGISTLQSYQGAQIFEILGINRQVVDKYFTGAVSRIQGMGLDEIARETLAKHWMGYGRKETPVSRLGVGGIYQWKRKGEFHLFNPTTIHLLQLSTRMGDYSIFKKYSKSVNDQSEKAATLRSVFSFKRNRPSITLDEVESADSIMKRFATGAMSFGSISHEAHSTLAIAMNRIGAKSNTGEGGEDELRYEKLPNGDSMRSAIKQVASARFGVTSNYLTNADELQIKMAQGAKPGEGGQLPGHKVDDWIAKVRHSTPGVGLISPPPHHDIYSIEDLAQLIFDLKNANRAARISVKLVSKAGVGTIAAGVAKAKADVILIAGFDGGTGASPISSIKHAGLPWELGLAETHQTLVKNKLRGRVTVQADGQLKTGRDIAIATLLGAEEWGVATAALVAEGCIMMRKCHLNTCPVGVATQDPELRKRFNGDPENVVNLFKFLVEEFREIMAELGFRTVNEMVGQSDCLQVRENITHWKYKNLDVSQVLYKEPADETTALFKSEEQDHGISEVIDWQLLKAAQAALDKKTRVFQQFNVKNTDRSVGAILSNEISKRYAGPGLPEDTIHFKFVGSAGQSFGAFNTKGVTLELEGEANDYFGKGLSGAKLVLYPNAEAGFKAEENIIAGNVAFYGATSGEAYIRGKAGERFCVRNSGATIVSEGVGDHGCEYMTGGRAVILGETGRNFGAGMSGGIAYVYDVKGNFANRCNKEMIDLDPLDQDDATALHDLITKHHAYTNSTVAKFILKDWENQLRHFVKVFPKEYKAVLTASKAKEKVEK encoded by the coding sequence ATGCAAGAAGTGAAGCAATTGCAAGGACTGTACCACCCGGATTTTGAACATGATGCATGCGGAACAGGCTTTACTGTCCACATTAAGGGCCGTAAATCGCATCAGATCATCCGGGATGCGCTTACCATGTTGGAAAATATGGAACACCGCGGTGCATGTGGCTGTGAACAAAATACCGGTGACGGGGCAGGGATTCTGATCCAGCTCCCGCACGAGTTTTTGTACGACGAATGTCTGAAAATTGGCATTAGTCTGCCGGAATTTGGCAAATATGGTGTAGGTATGGTCTTCTTTCCAAAAGAACCACGATGGAGAGAAGAATGCCGCGAGATCCTGGCCCGGGCGGCAGAGAAACTTGGCCTCGATATCCTTGGATATCGTAAAGTTCCGGTTCGCCCAGATGGTATCGGAGAAAGCGCCCTTTCAGTAGAACCTGAAATCGAACAGGTATTTATCGCCTGTCCTCATCATATCGCCGACAACGATGAGTTTGAACGCAAACTCTTCGTGCTCCGTAATTATGTGTGTAAAACCGTAAGGAATACCGTTCCTAAGGAAAAAGCACTCTTTTACTTTGCCTCTCTCTCTACTAAAACGATTGTGTATAAAGGACAGCTGACTACCTACCAGGTACGTCATTACTATGCTGACCTGAGCGACGAGAAGATGGTGTCTGCCTTTGCAGTGATCCACTCCCGCTTCGCTACCAATACTTTCCCAAGCTGGAGACTCGCACATCCTTACCGCTACATCGCGCACAATGGTGAAATCAATACCCTTAAGGGGAACCTGAACTGGCTCCGCTCCGGCGAAAAGGACTTCGTATCCAAATACTTCACACAGGAAGAAATGGACATGATCTCCCCTGTCGTTGAAGAAGGTCAGTCTGACTCCGCCAGCCTGGACAACGTAGTAGAACTCCTGCTGCTCACCGGCCGTTCCCTCCCTCATGTTATGATGATGCTCATCCCCGAAGCATGGGATGGCAACGAGGATATGGATCCGGTTAGAAAAGCATTCTACGAATACCACGCCTCTCTCATGGAACCATGGGATGGTCCTGCCTGTATCTCTTTCACAGACGGTAAGATCATCGGTGGTACCCTGGACCGTAACGGCCTGCGCCCTGCACGCTTCGTAGTTACAAAAGACGATCGCGTGATCATGGCTTCAGAAGCCGGCGTACTGCCAATAGATCCTAAAAACATTAAAGAAAAAGGCCGTCTGCAACCAGGCAAAATGTTCATCGTGGACATGGAAGCCGGCAGAATCATCGGCGATGAGGAACTGAAACAGAACATCTGCTCTCAGCAACCTTACGGCGAATGGCTGAATAAATACAAAATCCGCCTCGAAGAACTGCCTGAACCACGCGTTACTTTCAGTCACCTGGAACCAGAGCAGATCTTTAAATACCAGCAAGCCTTCGGTTATACCACCGAAGACCTGAACACCATCATCGCCCCAATGGCCCTGGATGGTAAAGAGCCCATCGGCTCCATGGGTACAGATGCTCCCCTGGCTGTGCTGAGCGATCAGCCACAGCACCTGACCAGCTACTTCAAACAGCTGTTCGCACAGGTGACCAACCCGCCTATCGACCCAATCCGCGAAAGACTGGTTATGTCGCTGGCGACCTATGTAGGGAACAATGGTAACCTGCTGGACGAAAATCCACTGCATTGTCATGGTGTGGCCCTGGTTCACCCCATACTGAGCAACTACGAGCTGGAAAAGATCCGTAGCATCGATACTGGTTTGTTCCAGGCTAAGACCCTGCAAACTTACTTCCGTGCCGATGGTAAACCAGGCTCCATGGAGAAAGGGCTGCAACGCCTTTGCCGCTACGCTGTAGATGCCGTGGAAGATGGTTATGAAGTAATCATCCTCTCCGACAGGGCGATCGACTCCGAACACGCCGCTATCCCTTCTATCCTCGCTGCTTCTGCCGTACACCACCACCTCATCCGCAAAGGATACCGTGGTCAGGTAGGTATCATCGTGGAAGCCGGTGATGTGTGGGAAGTTCACCACTTTGCCTGCCTGCTTGGTTTCGGTGTTACCGCAATCAACCCTTACCTGGCACTCAGCACAATCCGTGATCTGAAGCTGACCGGCAAACTGGAAACTGAATATGATGTTGACAAACTAAAGAAGAACTACATCAAGGCTGTCTGCGATGGCCTGCTGAAAGTCTTCTCCAAAATGGGTATCTCCACCCTGCAATCTTACCAGGGTGCACAGATATTCGAGATATTAGGTATCAACCGCCAGGTAGTAGATAAATACTTTACCGGTGCGGTATCCCGTATCCAGGGTATGGGCCTCGATGAGATCGCCCGCGAAACCCTCGCTAAGCACTGGATGGGTTACGGCCGTAAAGAAACACCTGTATCCCGCCTGGGTGTAGGTGGTATCTACCAGTGGAAAAGAAAAGGTGAGTTCCACCTCTTCAACCCAACCACGATCCACCTGCTGCAGTTATCAACCCGTATGGGCGACTACAGCATCTTCAAGAAATATTCTAAGTCGGTGAACGACCAGAGCGAAAAAGCAGCCACACTCCGCAGCGTTTTCTCTTTCAAACGTAACCGTCCTTCAATCACCCTTGATGAAGTGGAATCTGCAGATAGCATCATGAAACGCTTCGCTACAGGTGCGATGAGCTTTGGCTCCATCTCCCACGAAGCACACTCCACACTGGCGATCGCTATGAACCGTATCGGTGCCAAAAGCAATACCGGTGAAGGTGGTGAAGATGAACTGCGCTACGAGAAGCTGCCTAATGGCGACAGCATGCGTTCCGCAATCAAACAGGTAGCCAGTGCACGTTTCGGTGTAACCAGCAATTACCTCACGAATGCAGATGAATTACAGATCAAGATGGCACAGGGTGCTAAACCCGGAGAGGGTGGCCAGCTGCCCGGCCATAAAGTGGATGACTGGATCGCGAAAGTACGTCACTCTACACCAGGTGTAGGGCTGATCTCTCCGCCTCCTCACCACGATATCTATTCTATCGAGGATCTGGCTCAGCTGATCTTTGACCTGAAAAATGCTAACCGTGCTGCCCGCATCAGCGTAAAACTGGTGTCTAAAGCAGGTGTCGGTACCATCGCTGCCGGCGTAGCCAAAGCAAAAGCAGATGTAATCCTGATCGCTGGCTTCGACGGCGGTACCGGTGCATCTCCAATCAGCTCTATCAAGCATGCTGGTTTGCCATGGGAACTTGGTCTGGCTGAAACACACCAGACACTGGTGAAGAACAAGCTGCGTGGTCGTGTGACCGTACAGGCCGATGGCCAGCTCAAAACAGGTCGCGACATCGCTATCGCTACCCTGCTGGGTGCGGAAGAATGGGGTGTAGCTACTGCTGCACTGGTGGCTGAAGGCTGTATCATGATGCGTAAATGTCACCTGAACACCTGCCCTGTAGGTGTGGCGACACAGGATCCTGAACTGCGCAAACGCTTCAACGGCGATCCTGAAAACGTAGTGAACCTGTTCAAATTCCTGGTAGAAGAGTTCCGTGAAATCATGGCTGAACTGGGCTTCCGTACCGTTAATGAAATGGTAGGTCAATCTGACTGCCTGCAGGTACGTGAGAACATCACCCACTGGAAATATAAAAACCTGGACGTATCACAGGTCCTGTACAAAGAACCGGCTGATGAAACAACAGCACTGTTCAAATCTGAAGAACAGGATCATGGTATCAGCGAAGTGATTGACTGGCAGCTGCTGAAAGCTGCACAGGCAGCCCTCGACAAAAAGACCAGGGTATTCCAGCAGTTTAATGTTAAAAATACTGACCGTTCCGTAGGCGCAATCCTGAGCAACGAGATCTCCAAGAGATATGCGGGTCCAGGCTTACCGGAAGATACAATCCACTTTAAATTTGTTGGTTCTGCCGGCCAGAGCTTCGGGGCATTCAACACCAAAGGTGTTACCCTCGAACTGGAAGGTGAGGCAAATGACTACTTCGGTAAAGGTCTCTCCGGTGCTAAACTGGTCCTTTATCCAAATGCTGAAGCAGGCTTCAAAGCGGAAGAAAACATCATCGCTGGTAACGTGGCCTTCTATGGCGCGACCTCCGGTGAAGCTTACATCCGGGGTAAAGCAGGTGAACGCTTCTGTGTACGTAACTCAGGTGCTACCATCGTATCCGAAGGCGTGGGTGACCACGGTTGCGAATACATGACAGGTGGTAGAGCTGTCATCCTCGGTGAGACCGGTCGTAACTTCGGCGCTGGTATGAGCGGTGGTATAGCTTATGTATACGATGTGAAAGGCAATTTCGCCAACCGTTGCAACAAGGAGATGATCGACCTCGATCCGCTGGATCAGGATGATGCTACCGCACTGCACGACCTGATCACCAAGCACCACGCTTACACAAACAGTACAGTAGCTAAGTTCATCCTGAAAGATTGGGAAAACCAGCTGCGTCACTTTGTGAAAGTATTCCCTAAAGAATACAAAGCAGTGCTGACCGCTTCCAAAGCAAAGGAGAAGGTGGAGAAGTAG
- a CDS encoding glutamate synthase subunit beta: protein MGKPTGFLEFTRELPGKKAPRERVRNYNEFVERLSDTKLNEQSARCMNCGVPFCHSGCPLGNIIPEFNDAVYHKDWKEAYEILTSTNNFPEFTGRICPAPCESACVLGINQPPVAIEEIERHIIEIAFDKGLVQAKTPRVRTGKKVAVIGSGPAGLAAAAQLNYAGHQVTVFERDDVPGGLLRYGIPDFKLEKWVIDRRVKVMEEEGVTFQCNANVGVNVSVNDLLREYNAIVLAGGSTIPRDLNIPGRQLKGVHYAMDFLKQQNKRVGNRAVSGEDIMATDKNVVVIGGGDTGSDCVGTSNRHGAKSITQIELMPKPPGERTPYMPWPTYPMVLKTTSSHEEGADRHWAIGTKEFVGDSNGNLKGLKLVDLQWSLGVDGRPGGFTEVPGSEREVPCELAFLAMGFLHPQHTGLLDDLGVEKDERGNVKAGEKAFQTSIPKVFAAGDMRRGQSLVVWAISEGRECARKVDEFLMGVSQLESKDASLPAMAV, encoded by the coding sequence ATGGGCAAACCAACAGGATTCCTGGAATTTACAAGAGAGCTGCCTGGAAAGAAAGCTCCCAGGGAAAGAGTCCGGAACTATAACGAATTCGTAGAAAGACTTTCAGATACCAAGCTGAATGAACAGTCTGCGCGCTGCATGAACTGTGGTGTTCCATTCTGTCACAGCGGTTGCCCGCTGGGTAACATAATTCCTGAATTCAACGATGCAGTCTATCACAAAGACTGGAAAGAAGCATATGAAATCTTAACCAGCACAAACAACTTCCCCGAGTTTACAGGACGTATCTGTCCTGCGCCTTGCGAAAGTGCATGTGTACTGGGTATCAACCAACCTCCTGTGGCAATCGAAGAAATCGAACGCCACATCATCGAAATCGCTTTCGACAAAGGACTTGTACAGGCTAAAACACCCCGTGTACGTACCGGCAAGAAAGTAGCAGTAATCGGTTCCGGTCCTGCCGGCCTGGCCGCTGCCGCTCAGCTGAACTACGCTGGTCACCAGGTAACCGTGTTCGAAAGAGACGATGTTCCGGGAGGCCTGCTCCGCTACGGTATCCCTGACTTCAAACTGGAGAAATGGGTAATCGACCGCCGCGTGAAAGTAATGGAAGAAGAAGGCGTAACCTTCCAGTGTAATGCCAACGTAGGTGTAAACGTAAGCGTGAACGACCTGCTCCGTGAATACAATGCGATCGTACTGGCTGGTGGTTCCACCATCCCTCGTGACCTGAATATTCCCGGCCGTCAGCTGAAAGGTGTACACTATGCAATGGACTTCCTGAAACAGCAGAACAAACGCGTAGGCAACCGCGCAGTAAGCGGTGAAGATATTATGGCTACCGACAAAAACGTAGTTGTAATCGGTGGTGGTGATACCGGCTCTGACTGTGTGGGTACTTCCAACCGTCATGGCGCTAAGAGCATCACCCAGATAGAACTGATGCCTAAACCTCCGGGAGAACGCACTCCATACATGCCCTGGCCTACTTATCCAATGGTGCTGAAAACAACCTCTTCTCATGAAGAAGGTGCTGACCGCCACTGGGCAATTGGTACCAAAGAGTTTGTCGGAGATAGCAACGGTAACCTGAAAGGACTGAAACTGGTAGATCTGCAATGGAGCCTGGGCGTAGATGGTCGTCCTGGTGGATTTACAGAAGTACCAGGTTCTGAAAGAGAAGTTCCCTGTGAACTGGCATTCCTCGCAATGGGCTTCCTGCATCCACAGCATACAGGTCTCTTAGACGATCTGGGTGTTGAAAAAGATGAAAGAGGCAATGTGAAAGCAGGGGAGAAAGCATTCCAGACTTCTATACCTAAAGTGTTTGCTGCGGGCGATATGCGCCGTGGACAGTCACTGGTGGTATGGGCAATCAGCGAAGGCCGCGAATGCGCGCGTAAAGTAGATGAGTTCCTGATGGGAGTTTCCCAGCTGGAAAGCAAAGACGCTTCTTTACCAGCAATGGCAGTGTAA